A portion of the Pithys albifrons albifrons isolate INPA30051 chromosome 1, PitAlb_v1, whole genome shotgun sequence genome contains these proteins:
- the GPR18 gene encoding N-arachidonyl glycine receptor has protein sequence MMPENHHPEEYRIASLVFYSFVLTIGLLVNATALWVFSCTTKKRTTITVYMMNVALLDIIFIFCLPFRIIYHGKELWPFGDTFCRIIGAFTVFYPAIALWLLAFISVDRFMAIVQPKHVKELKNTKKAVLACIGIWVMTLATTSPLLFLQSDPDKASNFTTCMKMLDIIHLKEVNTLNFSRLIFFFLIPLFIMLGCYLIIIYNFIHGKTSRLKPKAKERSIRIIVTLIAQVLICFVPFHVCFTFLMLQAENTTFNPWAAFTTFLMNLSTCLDVILYYIVSKQFQARVISVILYRNYLRSVRRKSFRTGSVRSLSNMNSEMI, from the coding sequence ATGATGCCTGAAAATCACCACCCTGAAGAATACAGGATTGCATCACTGGTCTTCTACAGTTTTGTACTGACAATAGGATTGTTGGTGAATGCCACTGCACTGTGGGTTTTCAGCTGCACTACCAAGAAGAGAACAACTATAACTGTATATATGATGAATGTGGCATTACTTgacataatttttatattttgcttgCCTTTTCGAATAATCTACCATGGGAAAGAATTGTGGCCTTTTGGAGATACATTCTGTCGGATTATTGGTGCTTTCACTGTATTTTATCCAGCCATTGCTCTGTGGCTGCTTGCTTTTATAAGTGTAGACAGATTTATGGCTATTGTCCAGCCCAAACATGTCAAGGAactaaaaaacacaaaaaaagctgTGCTGGCTTGCATTGGAATCTGGGTAATGACCCTTGCAACAACGTCCCCATTGCTGTTTTTACAATCTGATCCAGATAAAGCCTCGAATTTCACCACCTGCATGAAAATGCTTGACATCATCCATTTAAAGGAAGTAAATACATTGAACTTTTCTcgcttgatttttttctttttgatccCCTTGTTTATCATGTTGGGGTGCTACCTCATAATTATTTACAATTTTATCCATGGCAAGACTTCTAGACTGAAGCCTAAGGCCAAGGAGAGATCCATAAGAATTATAGTTACTCTGATTGCTCAGGTACTCATCTGCTTTGTGCCCTTCCACGTTTGCTTCACCTTCCTGATGTTGCAAGCTGAAAATACAACTTTCAATCCTTGGGCAGCCTTTACCACCTTTCTCATGAATCTCAGTACATGCCTGGACGTCATACTGTACTATATTGTTTCTAAACAATTCCAGGCAAGAGTCATCAGTGTAATCCTTTATCGCAATTACCTTCGAAGTGTGCGCAGAAAGAGTTTTCGAACTGGAAGTGTAAGGTCACTCAGTAATATGAACAGTGAAATGATATAA